In Malaclemys terrapin pileata isolate rMalTer1 chromosome 10, rMalTer1.hap1, whole genome shotgun sequence, the following are encoded in one genomic region:
- the LOC128844145 gene encoding uncharacterized protein LOC128844145 — protein sequence MAGHSHKESDTSEKGRQINSDKFLKCLYTNARSLNNKMGELECLVMKEDIDIIGITETWWTEDNQWDTIILGYKIYRKDRTGRAGEGMALYVKENVESNEVKILSEFICSIESLWIVISCSNKNITLGIYYRPPDQDGDSDDEMLREIREAIKIKNSVIVGDFNYPHIDWEHVTSGRNAESKFLDTLNDCFLEQLVREPTRGEATLDLVLSGAQELVQEVTITGLLGNSDQNTIAFNIPMVGRTPQQPNTVAFNFKKGNYAKMRGLVKQKLKGTVTKAKSLQAAWVLFKDTIIEAQLKCIPQIKKHSKRTKKEPPWLNNHVKEAVREKKTSFKKWKSNSSEVNRKEHKHCQIKCKNVIRKAKEEFEKRLAKNSKGNNKMFLKYIRSRKPVKQPVGSLDDRDTKGALKDDKVIVDVSRVRMSSTLTSGGELWRVWKRTPGADLVCIGTPTRLA from the coding sequence atggcaggacattcacataaagaatcggacacatcagaaaagggcagacaaataaacagtgacaagtttttaaagtgcttgtacacaaatgctagaagtctaaataataagatgggtgaactagagtgcctcgtgatgaaggaggatattgatataataggtatcacagaaacctggtggactgaggacaatcaatgggacacaatcattctggggtacaaaatatatcggaaggacagaacaggtcgtgcgggggagggaatggcactatatgtgaaagaaaatgtagaatcaaatgaagtaaaaatcttaagtgaattcatatgttccatagaatctctatggatagtaatttcatgctctaataagaatataacattagggatctattatcgaccacctgaccaggacggtgatagtgatgatgaaatgctaagggaaattagagaggctatcaaaattaagaactcagtaatagtgggggatttcaattatccccatatagactgggaacatgtcacctcaggacgaaatgcagagtcaaaatttctcgatactttaaatgactgcttcttggagcagctggtacgggaacccacaaggggagaggcaactctagatttagtcctgagtggagcgcaggagctggtccaagaggtaactataacaggactgcttggaaatagtgaccaaaatacaatagcattcaacatccctatggtgggaagaacacctcaacagcccaacactgtggcatttaatttcaaaaaggggaactatgcaaaaatgagggggttagttaaacagaaattaaaaggtacagtgactaaagcgaaatccctgcaagctgcatgggtgctttttaaagacaccataatagaggcccaacttaaatgtataccccaaattaagaaacacagtaaaagaactaaaaaagagccaccgtggcttaacaaccatgtaaaagaagcagtgagagagaaaaagacttcctttaaaaagtggaagtcaaattctagtgaggtaaatagaaaggagcataaacactgccaaattaagtgtaaaaatgtaataagaaaagccaaagaggagtttgaaaaacggctagccaaaaactcaaaaggtaataacaaaatgtttttgaagtacatcagaagcaggaagcctgttaaacaaccagtggggtcccttgatgatcgagatacaaaaggagcgcttaaagacgataaagtcattgtggatgtaagcagagtcaggatgagctctaccctgacatctggtggtgaattatggcgagtgtggaaaagaactccaggggctgatctggtttgcataggcacacccacccgcctggcatga